Below is a window of Rhipicephalus sanguineus isolate Rsan-2018 chromosome 9, BIME_Rsan_1.4, whole genome shotgun sequence DNA.
AGGGAAACGGGACAAAGCGGTATTTTGAACTGTTTTATTTCGTGCgtttcacacacacaaacacacacacacacacatatcacacacacacacacacacacacacacacacatatatatatatatatatatatatatatatatatatcaagtaCAAGGCACGTGTCAGAGTGATAAAAACACAGCATCCTCGCCTACACGACACCCACTTTTTGCTTTTCACCACAAGATTCACTTTTGCAGAGAAAAGTGTATGGATGGCATGCTGAAGAAGTTTTCGTCATCCGGACAAGGTGCTTCACAGACCACTCTCTCCCTGGCACACCTTTGGAGGTAGCGGAATTGTGTGAGCTACTGTAATTTTGCCTAAGCAACACGTACTTCACATACCGCTAGTATTGTTACAAGCAGATCCAAGAAACTGCCATGCGGGCTTCTATCTCCGTTACTACGGCAAATTTGGTCATGGAGGTCTTTGAACAGAAGGCGCTCGCCGACTTGGCTCCCAAGCCCAAGATATTCGTCCGCTACGTGGACGACTGCTATTGCATTGCCAAGAACAGTGATGCCCCACGGCTCctggaaggggagtggaaagatgggagagacagagagagaggggggagcgaaaaaaaagaaaatgatcaataaatgcactgacacgtatgtggcggtggcactgtaaaaatagtcacaagcgctcacaagcgttcacacaggcccgtagtccttaaaaagcacaaaagtgctttaactgccttgtgggccgacgagcgattgggacggtgctccagaagcatctgcacggagagcggccgatcgtccaattgccgcatcgcatcagaaagagttcgtctttcggaggcaaatcgagggcagcggcatagcagatgatcaatgtcttcctcagtgcTGCAGACCTccgttccgattcctctttccaggacagacgctgcgaggcagcttcgtcacctggcacgtagtctctgtttggcggaatggaacatgccaagtatacgacgtacgagactccaccaaataaaccctacgctggaactccgacctccatccggacttcgtcgacgtgaagcttcacttctttgtcggctttggttgagagttgccttcacgaaggcatacacaacattaattggaatcagcgacagtgcggcatgcgaggaaCTTCACCAGGAGGAACATCAAAGGGACGTGGGCAACAACAAGAAGGCGTCAAACGCCCTGGCTGAGCACGCTGAAAATCGCGGCCACTTCATCGATTGGGACAACGACGCTATAATAGCCAAGGAAAAGAATTCGACCTCGAGACTGCTTTAGGAATCTGCTTTTATCCAGACGACTGAGGACACTATTAACAGGACAGATGGGAATCTACCTGccacctacacccgttcattacgtcacattttagcataaaaaagcgacacacggctattggccgcgagttcgacctataggtggcagccccgtcgccgcgttagtgtggataggcggtcggggccgcgtatacaaatgcactcAGCGGCCCTTCGTTGTAAGTGATTTGAGCTAATTATCGATGAATAAAATCTGTTaactgcagcttactggtaatatatacgctcttcattgttgaatttaTGCACGAAGATCTCGCCCTGGATGACTGTCTGCGCTTACgaactatatgacgttttttgcttttttctctgtATGTGTTTAGCTTGCgttgtgtgtactacgcactgctgtagcacgactgaactacttaagtatttacttctcgTTCATATGTTTGCCAGCCCATATTCTTGTGCACTCAGTTCaacagcactgttcgcgcgaatacgcctatgcattttttttattgttcagttctccatgaaatgtaggatagTTTATAAGTTttgtcaggaaagctacgtggttgaCAGCGCTTTAACGCCACGGAGACGTTCagcgcgtacgcacttgttcttgctcaagtaacagaataaaaatgtAAGAGTTCAGCACAGAGCTTCCTCGCGCTAATTCATTTTATGCCATGTGATTGGCACATTCCTATTTTTATTAGCACATAAACTACTAATTCTTCCATTTTTCTATATGCCCTACACGGCCAATTACTTGCTTTTCCTTCgtttaaattctaaatttccccacttatattaaccaccggtttcatggccaatcccatGTAGTGGGTAAAAGCCAAGAAGGAAGGATCAAGCACTCTTTCTCACcctggaagaggaggaggaataaactttattaagaaaaaccagcaggtttaagtggccgagcctaggcctcccatgaggggacgtcaagggcttgtcTCACCCtgtaattattatttttttttctatctctttagcatccAATTCAGAAAccgtaaacacaaataatattttcgcttacctacaaaTTGCCATactatctctttagaattatcccgctttttaacgcgatagcgttaaagagctcgtaccgcagaaattgcgctgtcggcgtcggggccgttggttgtgagcgaaaaatcatcatcatgtccatgaccgaaaaatcgaaaaagctgcaaataaaataaataataaaaatgttgggtccgaatgagaatcgaacccaggccgtctgcgtggcaagcaggtgttctaccacacagccacgcctctgcttggagctgcactgaaagtaactttcatgcttcccaaaaatacgcgtcctgtatacaggtgtcacagtacgagatgtaatatcgcagtagtattgcgtggtacaattGTACATTgcccatagggcgtcacaccatgccaatatcataacgacttcgtggtttaaagacagccacccattacaaaaggcgcacacattagtgcgcgtattcccttaagaccacgtagtgggtgcatcgcaacttcgaagaagtttctcgcgcataattgctcctggtttaaagcatgctacccattacataaggcacacgccttagtgggcgcattctgttaaacccttgTAGTGTTCGAACtacgcagtaggaacagaatatcgctatcgcgttcagctcttaaaggcgaagcttaagcgtcccccaatttttttttctcattcacaaatcctactgccgcacgagttgtggccgatcccccgtggtgggttgtgccattcctctaggaacaaccaaccaaacaGCAAGCAAGGAAGCAAGTGCGCCGTTGGCGGCGGTTGGCTGGACGCTGCTGCATCCGAAAGGAGGACAGCAAGGAAATCCGTTGGCTACAGCGTGGCAGCAGCCCGGCGTGCATTCATTCTAGCATCAGCGGAATGAACGGCCTCAATGGGGTCAATGGACTGAACGGTATGCCAGTTATGTTGGGCGTCAACCTCTACTATGACTTCACGCCTTTGGAGGCGGCGGACCTGTTGGAACAAATAAATGCGTTCGAATACTATTTACCGCGGGGAGACAGCATGTATGCATTCCACGTCATATGGTTGCACACGTTTGGAGTCCTGGCACCAGAACCCAAGAGTCAACTGCAGCCTGTTTTGCCCGCGCCTGAGAAGCAACCACCCTCCTTCGAAAAACTCTTCTATCAAGAACACTATGAAGCCAATTTCCCAGAATGCGTCACCGAAGCTTGCTACGCGCTCGACTACGGTCCTCTCACCGCCTTGCAGTCGCAGTGCTGGCCCGTGGCACTCCACGGCAGGGACCTCCTCGCAATCGTACACAGCCGAGTTCCAGCCAACGAGCAGGCCTACCTTCTACCAACCGTCGTCCACGCCATGCATTAGCCACTCCCATGGACTGGCAACGGTCCTGTTGTGCTCGTACTCGTTCCCACCCGAGAAGTGGCGGAGAATATTCAAGCGCTGGTTGCGGACATGGAGAAGTACACCGATGTTCGTTCCGTATGCCTGTGCTCGGGTGATTGGAAGGAAAGGAAGCTGAAGAGGCTTAAGAAGACGAGTTACGGGTATGGATTGCAACACCTAGCCGTCTGCTCTCTTTCTTGGAGGACGGGAAGGTGAACGTTAGCGGCTGTACGCTTCTGGTACTGAATGAAGCTAACCGGATGCTGGCGATGGGCTTCGAGAAAACGCTTCGCTCCGTCGCGGCCCTCGTCCAACGAGATCGTCAGACGATCATATTCGCCAACTCGGGTTCGAGGGAGATTGCAGACCTTGCTGATTGCTTGCTGAAGGACTACGTCCAGGTTAGCATCGGGCAAAGCAAGCTGGTAGAGAACCAGCGGGTCGAGCATACCGTCATCGTCTGTGAGGAAGCACAGAAACTGGAGCGGCTCGTTGCCTTGTTAGATGACATtctaagaaagaaagaggacaagATCATCGTCTTCGTCGAGACTAGGCTGGCAGTGAATAAGACCGTGCTCGAGTTACAACTCCGGAACTGGTCCGTCCTCGGCATTCACGGCGGGAAGACGAGAGACGAGCGACGGCGGGCGCTGGAAGCGTTGAAGTCGGGCTCTTCGAGCATTCTGGTGGTGACCGACCTTGCAGCTCAGCAACTCGACGTCGACCACGCGCGCTTCGTCGTTCACTACGATTGCCCGGCAAACGCGGACGCCTACGTGAGCCGGGTGAACTACGCTTCGCACTGCGACGGCTCGGGAACGGCGTACGCGTTTCTGGCGCCGGACGACGCGCGTCACGCGAAAGAGCTCGTCTCTCACCTTCTAGACTCCGGCGAGAAGGTTCATTTTCGGCTTCTCGAAATCGCCGAGGGGGCATCTCGTTGTGACAGACGCAAAACTGTACGCTTCTCCGTGTGATTGCTGTTGCGGCCACATTGATTTACTCGCAGTGAATTTCTGCTGGCGACACTTAGGAAATTTCCTATTCTACAAAGACAAAAGCGTAAGCTTGCACGACGGCTCGAATAAATGGAACGCTGTGCAGATACGTTTTCGCGTATTTAGTTGCCATgtcaccataggcgtgcacacacggGCAGGGCGGGGTTAAGGGTAATACGGTGTGTTTGCGTTGGGTAGTGTTAATAATGGCCTTGGTGTCAGGGGTTTTGGAAGAGGGGGGAGGTCCCTGCGGTGATCCTTCAACCACTCTGAATACTTCTTCCTTTATGGAGAAACCTGCGCGCGCTTATACTTGTGAGGATGTGATTCTGTGGTGCTCTAACAAGTTCGCGATACCCTGTCGAGGATGACACCGAGTTAGCTGGGATGTCGAAACCAAAGAGCTCGAGGGAATAAGATGTCATCTGGCACAAGATATGGTAAATTGGAGACCATTTGGGAAGGGCTTAGTCTTGCAGAAAACGAAAAAATGGCCAGACGATGGTGTGCATGGCATGTTATTAACACATTAATTAAACGAGCAATTGCGCTAGTATAACGGGAACATTTAACAAACGTGTCTGATGTCACCTTTGAAACTAATTTTCCCCTTTTACAGCGAACAATGCGTGAGCTAGTCATTTCGGTGTTTTTGCGGCAAGGTGGTGtacttaaaaaaaacatggcagctgtgcactattggtgccaagcctggaggaagggcagagctgggcagccttctttgtttctcttcggtgttctctttctttttctcttttccattttttttgtaCTTTCTTTCACtcttcatttatatttatttctattttccttcctaTTTGTTtactttctttatcttttttctatttctcgcctGCTTCCTCCTTTTTTGTTTTATAGGCGCTTTTACCTGCGTTactccaagcgacgacagcatacgacagcccgtgCCCCTGAAATGCTCCGCACTTATtatcatcttcaaggcgctcgaagaacaagaggaagaaaacatctccttggcgcgagcgagtgCTCaacatgctacagatggctatgctatgcgtggttttgcctgcgttgcgccaagcgaTAACAGCATACGGCAGCTTGGGCCCATACAGTGTTCTGCACTTCAAGTTCCACTGCACCAAAACTGCCTGTGACGATGACAAAAGCTTCTTTGCAGCGTTGCACTGTCTCTTTTCATGAAGCATGCCTTCCTGTACAATATGCTGTGATGGCTACAGTCGACTATGGTAGATCGCGTTTAGCCAATTGATAGCAAAAATGCACACATGTGTACACAGTGGTCCACTGTTATAGGAAACACCGGAGCGCGCGGCGGTCGCTCGCCGCCACCGCCGGACGACGGCTGCTATCGTTGTCGTGCAGGTGCAGTGAGCACCGCGCGTGGT
It encodes the following:
- the LOC119405823 gene encoding probable ATP-dependent RNA helicase DDX5, whose amino-acid sequence is MGFEKTLRSVAALVQRDRQTIIFANSGSREIADLADCLLKDYVQVSIGQSKLVENQRVEHTVIVCEEAQKLERLVALLDDILRKKEDKIIVFVETRLAVNKTVLELQLRNWSVLGIHGGKTRDERRRALEALKSGSSSILVVTDLAAQQLDVDHARFVVHYDCPANADAYVSRVNYASHCDGSGTAYAFLAPDDARHAKELVSHLLDSGEKVHFRLLEIAEGASRCDRRKTVRFSV